The following proteins come from a genomic window of Timaviella obliquedivisa GSE-PSE-MK23-08B:
- a CDS encoding RluA family pseudouridine synthase: MNQGWIYREQVKPANVGQTLVAYYTQHYQHSSELEWRSRIAAGQVWVNGQVATAETTLRSGQALTYHREPWEEPEVPLTFEVLYEDRDLLVIAKPAGLPVLPGGGFLEHTLLWQLQLQYPEETPVPIHRLGRGTSGLMLMARSPRAKSQLSKQMRDRKICKTYRALVQNPLSTDAAIPDRFIVTQAIGKVPHPLLGYIYGATATGQFAHSDCQVLQRNTQTTLLEVIILTGRPHQIRIHLSFMGYPLVGDPLYAMGGVAQFVDGAVVVPGDCGYWLHAYRLGFTHPRTGALMDWVCPPLAPLAH; the protein is encoded by the coding sequence CTGAATCAGGGATGGATTTATCGGGAACAGGTGAAACCTGCCAATGTGGGTCAAACGCTAGTGGCATACTACACTCAGCACTATCAGCATTCGAGCGAACTGGAGTGGCGATCGCGCATTGCGGCGGGGCAAGTGTGGGTGAATGGTCAGGTAGCAACGGCTGAAACAACGCTGCGATCGGGGCAAGCTTTGACCTATCATCGTGAACCGTGGGAAGAGCCAGAGGTGCCATTGACGTTTGAGGTACTTTACGAAGATAGGGATTTACTGGTAATTGCTAAACCAGCGGGGTTACCTGTGCTACCAGGCGGCGGTTTTTTAGAGCACACCTTATTATGGCAACTACAATTGCAGTATCCGGAGGAAACGCCTGTGCCCATTCATCGATTAGGACGCGGTACTTCGGGTTTGATGTTGATGGCACGATCGCCCCGTGCTAAGTCACAGTTAAGCAAGCAAATGCGCGATCGAAAAATTTGTAAAACCTATCGAGCGCTAGTGCAGAATCCCTTGAGCACCGATGCCGCGATTCCCGATCGCTTCATAGTTACCCAGGCGATCGGGAAAGTGCCCCACCCCCTTTTAGGCTATATTTATGGCGCAACTGCCACAGGACAGTTTGCCCACAGCGACTGTCAGGTGCTTCAGCGCAACACTCAAACGACACTTTTAGAAGTGATTATTTTGACAGGGCGACCGCATCAAATTCGCATTCATTTATCGTTTATGGGTTATCCTCTGGTGGGCGATCCGCTGTATGCTATGGGCGGCGTAGCGCAGTTTGTTGACGGTGCGGTTGTGGTTCCAGGAGATTGTGGGTATTGGCTACATGCTTATCGGCTGGGGTTTACGCATCCTCGCACAGGGGCATTAATGGATTGGGTTTGTCCTCCTTTGGCTCCTCTGGCTCATTGA
- a CDS encoding 2OG-Fe(II) oxygenase, whose protein sequence is MSYYHLHPDALPIAYLGKLQRKILACPYFAVNNLNRDFVGTKGFSVVFRRSHLATVEQQFPYFKPYLERALQPDCNAFYLNPLLLKTGSRVDPHIDRSLRSYCKTIEPPQVVSVLYVNVPEELQGGELVLRSHKRQVGKICPQTNTLLFFQGDLTHSINAVVGNRLSLVCEQYNLEEVELEDIPEFRLESRVIKI, encoded by the coding sequence TTGTCTTATTACCATCTTCACCCTGACGCTTTACCGATCGCTTACCTAGGAAAATTGCAGCGTAAAATACTGGCTTGTCCTTACTTTGCGGTTAATAATTTGAATCGTGATTTTGTGGGCACTAAGGGATTTTCTGTGGTTTTCCGACGATCGCACCTCGCCACTGTCGAGCAACAGTTTCCGTATTTTAAGCCCTATCTTGAACGAGCCTTACAGCCTGATTGCAATGCGTTTTACCTGAATCCGCTGCTGCTAAAAACAGGCTCACGGGTTGATCCTCATATTGATCGATCGCTGCGTTCTTATTGCAAAACAATTGAGCCACCCCAGGTTGTCAGCGTGTTATATGTGAATGTGCCAGAAGAGTTACAAGGAGGAGAGTTAGTGTTGCGATCGCATAAACGGCAGGTTGGAAAAATCTGTCCTCAAACCAATACGTTGCTCTTTTTCCAAGGAGATTTAACTCATTCTATTAATGCAGTTGTGGGAAATCGCTTAAGCCTGGTTTGTGAGCAGTACAACTTAGAGGAAGTTGAGCTAGAGGATATTCCAGAGTTTAGGTTGGAGTCTAGAGTGATTAAGATATAA
- a CDS encoding aminopeptidase P N-terminal domain-containing protein: protein MQTEYAQRRQQLLAKIGKGTAVFRSSPMAVMHNDVEYNFRQDSDFFYLTGFNEANAVAVLTTQHEEHHFVLFVQPKDLEKETWTGYRVGVEAAKERFGADEVYSIADLKEKLPQYLEKADRIYYKLGRDRRFNEMILGQWQALMATYPKRGTGPTGIEDPAPTLHALRQIKSPAELDLMRTAAAISVDAHNRAREFASPGKYEYQVQAEIEHTFGLRGTVVAYPSIVASGANACVLHYTENTRQMQDNELLLIDAGCAYEYYNADITRTFPVGGKFTAEQKILYEIVLAAQMKAIAQVHPGNPYKQIHDTAVRVLVEGLMDLGLLVGDIEEIIKEEKYKPFYMHRTGHWLGLDVHDVGVYQHGETPHNLEPGQVLTVEPGLYISPFIKPVEGQPEVDSRWHGIGIRIEDDVLVTAQGCEVLTEGVPKAIEDLS, encoded by the coding sequence ATGCAGACGGAATACGCTCAACGTCGTCAACAGTTACTCGCGAAAATCGGCAAAGGAACGGCAGTGTTCCGCAGTTCGCCCATGGCAGTTATGCATAACGACGTAGAGTACAACTTTCGACAAGACAGCGATTTCTTTTACCTAACCGGGTTTAATGAGGCGAACGCTGTAGCCGTGCTGACGACACAACACGAAGAGCATCACTTTGTGTTATTTGTTCAGCCTAAAGATCTGGAAAAAGAAACCTGGACGGGCTATCGGGTGGGAGTAGAGGCGGCAAAGGAAAGGTTTGGGGCAGATGAAGTGTATTCAATCGCTGACCTCAAGGAAAAGCTGCCTCAATATTTAGAAAAAGCAGACCGAATTTACTATAAATTAGGGCGCGATCGCCGTTTTAACGAAATGATTCTGGGTCAATGGCAAGCGTTGATGGCAACCTACCCGAAACGCGGCACAGGTCCGACTGGCATCGAAGATCCAGCGCCCACGCTCCATGCGCTGCGCCAAATCAAAAGCCCTGCCGAGCTAGACCTGATGCGAACAGCGGCGGCAATTTCGGTCGATGCCCATAACCGCGCCAGGGAATTTGCGAGCCCTGGAAAATATGAATACCAAGTACAAGCCGAAATTGAACATACCTTTGGATTGCGTGGAACAGTTGTGGCATACCCTTCCATCGTGGCATCGGGGGCAAATGCTTGTGTGTTGCACTACACGGAAAACACGCGGCAGATGCAAGATAACGAACTTCTGTTAATTGATGCAGGATGCGCCTACGAGTATTACAACGCAGATATTACTCGGACGTTTCCAGTGGGCGGCAAATTTACCGCCGAGCAAAAGATTTTGTATGAAATTGTTTTGGCAGCGCAGATGAAAGCGATCGCCCAAGTGCATCCCGGCAACCCCTACAAGCAAATTCACGACACTGCCGTGCGCGTGTTGGTGGAAGGCTTAATGGATTTAGGTTTGCTAGTGGGCGATATTGAAGAAATTATCAAAGAAGAAAAGTACAAGCCTTTTTACATGCATCGCACTGGGCATTGGCTAGGGTTGGATGTCCATGATGTAGGAGTTTATCAGCATGGCGAAACGCCCCATAATTTAGAACCTGGACAAGTTTTAACAGTCGAACCCGGACTTTATATTTCTCCGTTCATTAAACCTGTCGAAGGTCAGCCAGAAGTTGATTCGCGTTGGCACGGCATTGGCATTCGCATTGAAGACGATGTTCTGGTAACGGCTCAGGGGTGTGAGGTGTTAACAGAAGGGGTGCCAAAAGCGATCGAGGATTTGAGTTAA
- the dprA gene encoding DNA-processing protein DprA encodes MAQERAFWLAWSNIPGTGSILIQRLRQHFGTLAAAWVAPIAELEAVYGFGVQNTATIASARSAIDPENLLQQHEQANPGFWTPADDDYPQLLLEIPDFPPILYYQGTVDRLENQGSVPAIAIVGTRSPSDYGKRWTQKLTIQLTQAGFTIVSGLAAGIDTEAHYACLKAGGRTIAVLGTGVDVTYPYSNRSLAQSIIKHGLLVSEYAAGTQPDRTNFPRRNRIIAGLSRATLVIEAPQKSGALITARLANDYNRDVYALPGSLDNPASRGSLELLNQGAQVILGEAELLEALGNIPQLHSTTQLSLLALEPPAPPPDLPPELQTIFQVIPVISAEAIALDHIIEQTGQPTGAVLSALSHLELMGLIAQMPGMRYRREG; translated from the coding sequence TTGGCACAAGAACGAGCATTTTGGCTTGCCTGGTCAAACATCCCAGGAACAGGCTCAATCTTAATCCAACGTTTGCGGCAGCACTTTGGTACACTGGCGGCTGCCTGGGTCGCCCCGATCGCCGAACTAGAAGCCGTCTATGGTTTTGGAGTCCAGAACACAGCGACGATCGCTTCTGCCCGCAGTGCTATTGATCCCGAAAATCTGCTGCAACAACATGAACAAGCCAATCCTGGTTTTTGGACACCTGCCGATGATGACTATCCCCAGTTGCTACTAGAAATTCCTGATTTTCCACCGATTTTGTACTATCAAGGAACCGTCGATCGCTTAGAAAATCAGGGCAGTGTACCTGCGATCGCCATTGTCGGCACCCGCAGCCCATCGGATTACGGCAAGCGCTGGACTCAAAAATTGACGATTCAACTCACCCAAGCAGGATTCACTATAGTTTCAGGGCTGGCAGCCGGAATTGATACCGAAGCACATTACGCTTGCTTAAAAGCAGGAGGCAGAACGATCGCCGTTTTGGGTACAGGCGTTGATGTCACCTATCCTTACAGCAATCGCAGTTTGGCTCAAAGCATCATCAAACATGGGCTTTTGGTCAGTGAATATGCGGCTGGCACTCAGCCCGATCGCACCAATTTTCCGCGTCGTAACCGCATAATCGCCGGACTCAGCCGCGCCACCCTGGTGATTGAAGCGCCCCAAAAATCAGGTGCGCTGATCACTGCCCGCCTCGCCAATGATTACAATCGGGACGTATACGCCTTGCCCGGCTCACTAGATAATCCTGCCTCGCGGGGCAGCTTAGAGCTACTCAACCAAGGCGCTCAGGTGATTTTGGGAGAAGCCGAGCTATTAGAAGCGTTGGGCAATATCCCTCAACTACATTCCACCACCCAACTTTCTTTATTAGCTTTAGAGCCGCCAGCACCACCACCCGATTTGCCACCCGAGCTACAGACAATTTTTCAGGTGATTCCAGTCATTTCAGCAGAGGCGATCGCCCTTGATCACATTATTGAGCAAACTGGACAACCCACTGGTGCGGTTCTCAGTGC